TGTGGTCTGTGGATAACTATGAGAATCTTCAGGAATGTCCGATAAACTCTTTTCACAAGCACCAAATTCGTGCTTCACAGGCACTGAAATGGTGTTTAATGAATTAaggtttgtgaagcactttgagatcctgcaATAAAAGGAGCAGAGTACTTTAAAGGCACTATATTGACAGAAACACTGCCTAATTTGAAAGGCTCTTGCCTTCATCATCATTGAAGTATTTACTGCAACTTTTATTCACAAGTTCTACTGCCTCATCAGTTTTTCCTGTTTCCCGTTTCTACACTTTAGGACCAGAAATTAGTGCAAATAAACAGAATGCAGACAGTTAAGAGATAAAtggtgttttgtttcttttacaaaaaaagtttaatttaaagATTATTATCTGTGCTCCCCATCCTGATTtgcttaaatattatttttaacatgTGAGTGAGATATAAATAAATTTCCTTACCTCTCAGATAACTTCTCCTGAGTCTAAGTTCTCCAGCTGGAACCAGATTTATTTCCCTGTTTCCTCTCTGAACAGAGATAGGACAAAAAAAATACTTTCAAGCCCAAATTCCACATTTTGCAGCACACATCAAAGTCCAGCCTCACTCCTCAATTCTGTCACTGAAATTAAGATCTAGGCTCACGTTTAATAGTTGCTTCcctttcctttgtttcctatgAGTTGCAGCATGTTAGCGCCCTCTGACAAATCAAAGAATTGCTTTTCCAGGTGATATGAATGGCTGTTAACCATTTCCTGCCTGTGCTGGCTAGACTCCTCCCCAATTTTCCGTTCACTGCAGTTTAAGCAGCAAGACCTTAAAAGATGAGTGCTTCAGGAAGGAGCCTGTAAATCTTGATACACACATATGTAAAAACTGATCAGAGACAGTGGCAGAGTGTCACAACTCTTTTAAAGATATTTGATCGTATTATTTTGACAGGATCCCCAATCACAAAGAGTAGCTTCACCTCAAAACAGCCAACCACCTTAAAAAAAGGAAACTGTGCTGCGTACTCTTCATAGGTAAACACCACCCTGCCTCTTGCTACTTCCTGCTGTGGTGACATGTGATGAGATGATAAAATCTAAAGAGAGTAGGGCTGTAAATGGGCAATGGCCAATATATTCAGACCCAAAGTTactcagaaacaaaactgaaTGCAGTTCAGCTAGCCCCAAATCAGAGGAAAAGCCAAAGAAATGGGATGGGGGTAACAGTATTAACAAGCTGCCAAAAACACATTGCCCAGAATGCAGAGACTCACCAAGTCTATCCTTTGCCATTCTTAGGGCTATAACTCCGCAATTGTGCCACCATAgtgttgtagtgtagacgtgtGCTACAGCAATAGAAGGGTTTTGTCATTGCCATAGTTAATCTACCTCTCCAAAAATGGTAGATAGTTCCACTGACCTAGCAGGATTTAGGTtagcttaactacatctctcaggggtgtgagttTTTCATATtgctgagcaacatagctagatCCGCCTACATTTTAgttgtggaccaggccttagagttgAGCTACAGTAGAAGTCAATTTCTTAAATATCCAAATTCTACTAGGAAATGGATAAACAAGAACAATAGACCAAACTCCCCTGTGTCTGTTACACCAATATAAACTTTTATACAGGTGTAACAGCAAAATTTGGCCTATTGATCTGATTTGGTCTGAGAATGAGCAGAGGTCCAATAAACCCCTCTGAGAAAGGCCTCCATTTCATCAGATTCTGCTTTCCTGAGGTGCAAAAGGATACCATTTCACAATAAAACAAAGGGGTATTTTATTTAAACACAGTTCTTAACAGGCACTCTGGTGAAATGGAACAAGGCACCTCAGTTCCTACACCTTTACATCTTCATCTCATTGGGCACCTCCGGCCAGGGATCCACGAAATACACTCATGGCTGAATAATGAAAAATGTAATTATGAATAATTTGACAAAATCTTCAGCTAAGTTAATCATAATGAAGAATTCAATCAGCTCTACTCATACTCATCAGTGAGAGGGGTTTTGTGACTGCTCGAACCATGACTTGATGCAATGCTGGCCCCGATGGGAAAGGGGGCAAGGAATGGTAGGTTAGAATGGTCCATGACACAAGACTGCGTTCTCCCCTCCGCTGTAGAAAGTAGTTCCCCGGGTCCAGTACTGGGCAGCAAAGGAAATTAAGAAGACATGACTTCTCCGCCTGCCACCAGGGCAGACCACACTGCAGGGGGCGCACGCACACAAAACCCTAAACCACCTCTGGAGGTGGCAAAATGTGGGTAAATGAACAGTACTTGCCAGAAACACCCCGCAAGAGCACGCTGGTGGTTACATGGCGTTCCTAGAAGGCAAGATGCAACATCTTCTCAGGTCTTGTTGCctcttcctccccatccccctcctcAAGAGCATCCCAGCAGCCCCACTCCAACCCCCCAAGTTCAGCCACCCCACACAACCAGACCTCCATCCCGCCCCCCCCCGGTAGGCGCACCCTATTGCTCAGGTGCAGGGGTTGAAGTGGAGCCCAGATTCCCCTTTATTACAAGCAACAGAGcccccctcctctgcctgaggggctgcagcccaagctcctctCCCGCTCCAGCCCATTTTATTCCCCGTGTGCGACTAGCCCAGGAGGAGACAGGGAGCGATGCTACTATTCCCCCCATTGCCACAGCAGGGGGcctccctctgtccccccctGAGGAGAGGGGTAACTCTGTcaccccctgggcagccctacgcctttaaatggcccctccccctcctctacAGCGGTTGGCCACGCCCCCGTCTCCCCTCAGGGACAGCACATCCCTTCCGGGTTTGGCTCCGCCCTTTCCTGTACTAGCTCCGCCCCCTCTGGTGGCCGGTGAGGTGGGTAGGGAGTGCGGGGGGGTGAGGAGCTGGCCGTTCGGTCCCTGCTTAGCTGGCACAGCCCGCGGGCGGAGCGTGGCCTAGAGCCGCGGGGGAGGGTCGCGAGCCTCTGCTCGGCGCTGGGGAGCGGCCCCGGGGTGTGACAGGCTCTGGGGCTGGCCTTTGCcgagggagggtgtgggggggggcggtaGGGGCTCCAAggggggggttctgggggcgGGGGTCTCGCAGGGACGGAGCTCTGGGGGCTTCTCAGGACAGGGCCACTACTGCTGCCTTGACTTGATCTTTTTTCTCCCTAAGTGCTTCCCTTCCCAGTGAGACAGCTTCGGTCCAGATCCTCCAAAAGTACTTAGGTGGTTTACTCCGATTGGCATCAGTGAGAGTTAGGTGACTAAATACTTGTAAGGATCTGGGCCTTCCTgcctgcagcactttccctcccAGTGCATCTCTGATGCCTTATAAACGCTAATGATTCAGCTTTCACAACACTCCTGTATCATGATCCCCAATGAGCTAGACTTACAAAAATTACTTGTACCCTGTGTTCACTCAACAAGTTAGTGGCAGAAATAgcacccaggaatcctgaccctcAGCGtaatgctccaaccactagaccatgCAACTGAGAATTGATATTTTATTGCACATGAATGTGCAGAGAAGATCTGGCTGTTAACTCTTCTGTTGAAatgtgctttttttgttttgttttatcttgtAGGTATGTGGAGATCACAGTAAAAAATAGAGAGGGAAGTATCTCCGAGGTTTTGGAGAGACTCTTCAGCCAAGCATAACATTGCACAAAAGGTGTGTCAGAAAAGAACAatgctattttctttctttgtcacATTAATTGTTTGTAGCTGGAATTTGCCAAGGTCTGAGACAAGAAAAACTGTTCGCATTAGCACCTTCTGAGGCGTTGGACTTCAGATACACATTTCTCTACTTTTGTAGTATTTCCTTAAATGTATTATTTACTCTTCTCgtgctaaaagcagcaaagagctaaaagcatgcatctgaggaagtgggtattcacccacgaaagctcatgctccaaaacgtctgttagtctataaggtgccacaggattctttgctgcttttacagatccagactaacacggctaccctctgatacttttctcgTGCTGAGTACTGTAGAAATAAAAGTATGCACCAccttgtatatatgtatataaggcATGTACTACTGCTTTTGTTGCTTAGTGGGAAATAACTAGCAAAACAACATGCCAGATTAAGAATCCCTTTAGTGTTGATGGCTGTCTTCAGCAAAGTTTATTTCGACAAGGGGAATGGGTGTTTAGTGAactaataatttttaaattgccctagtttatttttatttctgaagaCTTAGTTTTCCTTTAGGGCTCATCAAGGTAATGTGCAACTGCAGAGAAACTCTTCCCTGTTTAGACAAAACTGGTGTTATATTCACACACTCTTATTTGAACAGCAGAACTAATTTTAAAAGTAATCATTTCATGGAATGCATCTGATGTGAGAAAAAAACATGCAACTTAGTTAACCTCCAGTGCATTTTGAAAGTATCATGACATCTTTCTTCAAGTTTCAGTTTCTGAATTCATAATCATGGAGTATACAGACATATGTACAATATTTTTATCCCTAAAACTGTGGAATATTTCATATagcaattttgttttttgtttggggcttttgtttgtttggttctgGGGGGGTTTCTGTTCTACATCATCCTATTCATATGTTGGTAAAATTGTAAGGGGGttatagtgaagataccaaagaaaggTAAGACAAGAACAGTAATTTGGATATGGATTAGGTTCATATTAACataattaatttttcatttctaggTTACGAATTTGGATCCAGCATTTTAATCAGATGGCTATTTGAACCATGTAAAATGAATTGGGTGCAGTTCACTTTTCAGTGGACGCAAGGGGTCCAAGTCTACGCCCCTGAAATCACTACCTCAGTTGCTGTCTTCAAAATTGGGTGTAGAGGCTGACATACATTTGCACACCTACTTGTAGGTTTTGATacaagggagaagaggaggaatgtGGGGAAATTTGAACTGCTGCTGTCTGTGCTTCACCCCTTCGAAGGACTAAAAGAGAGATTGGGTTGGGACCAGGTTTGTTATTTTGGCACTGAACAGAAaccacttcattttttttttatgaagtaACATTTTAGTTTTCTTTCCAGGCACTGGATGATCATAGCTAAACAATGTCTGGACTACGTGGAGCTGTCCATGCAAAATGGATAATAGGGAAAGTAATTGGAACTAAGATGCATAAAACTGCCAAAGTGAGAGTGACAAGGCTTGTGCTGGATCCTTATTTACTGAAGGTAAGGTCTGGTCACCAACTTATTTTGCAAGATCATTTTCATATTCACTGTCATAGAAAATTGTATTGACTCTCTGAAATACTAGGATTTCATTGTAAACTGTTTACATTAACTAATTAAGAACATTGGATGGGAATTTGGCTCTGAATATGACTGCATAGAAAGGAAAACCAGTGTAAGAACATAAAATTTGCCATATCAGATTATCCATTAAATGCATTTTCCTTGAATGTTTCTGTTAACACGCATTTTAATCTGAGCTGGGAAAGTGGACTATTAATTCGTGCTTTGATTTTTGAAAAgtccttttaaaaatttttataaGTTTCTGGGCTTTTGCTCCATTTTGAAAGCTTGAAGTTATAAAATAGTTTTTATATATGGTGATATTAAAATAATTGCCTAGTATATCTTTTTCCTAACCACTTTGCAGAAATTATTCTTTAGCATTTGAACCACTGAATCAATTTAGATTtatcaataataaaataatcagaCTATTTATAAGGCAAGCCTCCCTCAGTTATTATTAAAGACTAGATTCAAGAGAAACCATGCTTCCTTTAGTCAATTCTGCAGTTTATAAGATAAAAGAAGGTAGGTTAGATTTGTAATTGACTCTTTTCTGTTTTAGTGTGCATTTTCCACAACTTTTCAATCATAATTTACATAATCTTCTCAAGGGATATAGTCTGGATCCTGATATTTCCCCCAGGACATAAAAGTTACTAAAACTGGACTAAAATATGCTCATATGGGAGATATTGGTGCAACACTAATACCACAGGGATAGGGAATTGGGTGTATTGAGAAGGATGAGAATTATATAGTTTCCTGACCTTTTCCCCTCTGCCGTTTATGCAAATTATTATTAGGCTTGGAAGAGCCTTGACAGCCATTTTTGCTGAATGCAATGCAGTGTCATTCTGGTGCATCTTAAGCATGGGAGGGACTGAGATGATAAACCAGAGGCAACTAGCGGTCAAGAATGGAGTTGATGAGTCAGAGATTGGTGAATAGTGACAGTACTAGGGCCAAAGACCTACCCTGGGTGAAGAAGAGCAAATGTTACATTTGCCCAGTTCTACCGTTATACCATATGCATCTACCAGTGGCTTTGCTTGGGCAAAAACCCAGTTAGTTATGCATATCTGCACTACCAGCCTGATAGCAAAACTTCCAATTCATTTTGCTTTTGAACATAAGTTTACTGGTCACCTTTTTTAGTTTTGAGTCCTAATGCCTGggtttccttttctccttctctccaACAGTTCTTTAACAAGCGAAAAACTTATTTCGCTCATGATCCATTGCAGCAATGTGCAGTCGGAGACATTGTTCTTCTAAAAGCTTTGCCTGAGCGGAGGACCAAAAATGTGAAACATGAACTGGCTGAGATTGTTTTCAAGGTTGGAAATGTCATAGACCCAGTGACTGGAAAGGCCTGTGCAGGAACCAGGTTCCTAGAAAGTCTAACAGACTCAGAAAGTCTAACTGAAGCAGACACCACCTATCTAAGTGAAAAGCTCCAAGAGCTAAAAGTTTCCTCAACAGAGTAATAAAGAGTGGGAAGAGGCCCGTAAACAGAGGGCTCTTTACATGAGAGATTGGTTGTGCCCGTTGTCTTAGGATGTAAAATCTTTCTATTGTtagtaacaataaataataaactgAATTACTTCCAACACCAAAATGacagagagattttaaaattgGGGAATTTATCAATTAGAAATAATGTGGAAAAAACTTAAATCACAGTTAAGCTGTGTTCtcaatgttttattttcttaacacCCAGTTTTGCCCCATCTTTAGCAAGAATGTCAAAATTACCATCTCAGTCACAAAATTAAGAATGGTTCTTCTTTATTAAGATGTTTAAGAGCATAAATCTATATATAGTTTAATATTCATGGGAGGATGTTTTTCCCATGTTTGACTGTCTGAACCCTGGAACTGAATCTGTTGTGGTTTGTAGCCTAATATTTAAAGTAACAcaattaaaactttttaaaaatattgtagaaATCCTGTATCCATATGTTTACATATgttgtttcattttattattaGTAATGCCACTCTACAGCAGGAAGCCTGTTATAACATTTCATAAACCTTCTGTGCAAAATGAGTAATAGAAGCATGTGCATTTAAACCACCTAATTTTAATTGCTTACTATTACAAATTTTATCTGCTTTGTCACGAGACATATTAAAGGAAAGGTTCCCATCTGAAATTGATAAAAGTCTACAATGAAACAGTGGCATAGCATGACAAAGTGAAAAGATATAATCcagcacccattgaagtcaaaggggaatgggaaatcaatgagagttttgcagtTGACTATGAGAGAGGTTCTTAACCAATACATAGGGGTAAAATCCATATCTGAGGGAGAAATGTGGGTCCTTCATGATTCAAATAGCCTGTAAAACAAAGGAAAAGTACATGTGTATCCAGCACAGATATAGGGGAGGGATGTATCTGTTTTAACCTAAGTATTGTGCTGCAAAGAGAAAAGTTACAAAATATGAGTATTAGAAAAACCCCTTAAATGTAATACAAAAGAGTGGAAGTAAAGATGCCTGAAGTCTTTTCTCTTAATAAGAAAATCTAATTAAGGCCCCAAATCCTGCAAAGAGATGCAGGGATCGAGTCTCTAAAAGCTGTACCAAAGAACACGTAGTCCATGGCAATTCAGGATTACAGTTGACTTGGTGCTGCTGGGATTCTGGGCCTGTTGACACTATTGTGCCCCTTGCCATAAATTAGAGCTGTTCCAGGGCCTGTGGGTTGCTCAGCAGTCAAATCTACTGGGACATCTCCAACCCTCAAAATACAAGGTTTGCAGGGAACAGCAGAAGAACATATATGGTGTAACTGCACAGGGgccaggcccagagctgggggaaggaatCTTCATTCACTGACTCTTCAAATGGGTGTATAGGTGTGCCTGCATCCATTGCTTTGCAGGGTTAGAATTGCAGCCTAAACTTCCAGAGAATCCATCTCTGTGCATGAGGTGCTACCGATAAAGCAAGATTTTGGAAACTGAGCCCCTCTTCAGGAATATGAAATCAGTTGTGCCCCCTTCCAGTCTACCATCTGTGGTTAAAGATCTACCCATTTTAATTTACATGCTTGCTGTGGGAAATGCTACACTAAAGGCTTAGGCTCTGGTGCTTGTGAATCTGTTCAGCAGTTGTCAAAAGCCATGCGTTGCTCATCAACTCATTAGTTATCCATGTGCCCACTGTTCTGCAAAATTAACTATTATAAACAGTACTTAAACTCATTTTCTGTTGAAGAAGTCAAACCCTTTCATGCTACTGGACATTTATGGTGTTAACAGAATTTATATCCTCTCTGTGCTCACCACCATAAAACAATTGGCTAGGCAGAGCTTTTGTTAGTACAGTATGTTGCTCTGATAGGCTTAAATATAATTTTTTGTCACTAGGGGATTTGTTTTTCTACACAAAGTAGTTTTAACAAAGATCTAATTGACACCCTTGCTAGCAGGAAGAATGTGGCGTGAAAATGTACCGTTCGGTGAATTAATAGGACTTTCACTGAAATCCCTGTCAGCAGAGAGCCTAAGGAAGGAAATGTCATGGAGAGATGATTACTTATTCACAACTGTCACAAGTTCTTTTAAAACATCTAATTACTGTACCCTTTTTAGCCCCATGTGCCTGTGTACCTTAATGACATAAATAGCAGCAGTCCCAAAATTCAACTACTTTAAAAGTTGATAATATATAGTATATTTTACAGTCCTCAGTTTTGtaaaaaaagttaatattttatGCTTGTTAAATTAATGCCGAAGCCTAGAGTAAGAGATgagagaaggaaaatatttttcagtttgtggGGGGATGAAGGTCTTACATTGTTAAAGTTGTGTCAAAAAAGAGTCTGGGATGCTTACATCTTTATTCATGTATTTTGCAGGACCTTGAGTGTCTGTAATTTATGCACTATGCTCATCAAAAGTGCTTTGTTTTCTGAGTCAAGATTGAGACACATTCACACAGTAGTTCAGAGGAgttttgcactgctgctggttgGGCTGATGATAATAGTATAATGGTTTCCAGGGCTTGTTACACTGACCTCTATCAGCACTCCTACATTTTCTTTAACCCTGTTAGTACAGCCTTGCTTGTCTGGTTTGTGTGGGAAAATACACCTTGCCTATGTAGTATTCTCTCAGCACTGTGGTATACAGATGCCGTATCTCCAGTGTGAAGGTATTTTCCAGTTTTTGTTCTTTCCTCCAGCAAAAAAATGGAATTGTAATTATAAGTGACAAGTGAAACATATTGTTGTGATCACTGAAAAAGACTGAGTTTTTCCCATTACTTCAGTATATTACTGGAAAAAGTGTGTGTTAATATCTGCTCCTGTAGGGTTCCAACAGGAGGGTGACAGGAAAAAGAGCATTCTAATCTCTAATAACTTGTTGGAGTGGTAAGAAGCTACAGCTAACCATGAACACAAAATATTTGTGCATCCATCACGTTTCATGAAGGGAACAACAGTGTAAAGAGCAGCCAAATATTAAAGCTAGGACTTCTGTACGTGGTTGCATTTTTTGTCCTGCAGAGTGGAAACCACAGTGGCAAGGGTTAGCAAGTAATACCTTAGGCCCTCAAGTCTGCTAACACTTATGCACCCTCGGGATGCTTcacagtagtaaagttaagcatgtgcaaagtattatccttattttacagaggaggaaagtgGCACGGAAAGGTGAAAGGGCTTGTTGCCAAGGCtagaagccagtggcagagctggctcCACCACCCTGGTCTCCTTCCAGAGATAATGTGTCTTCTCTGAAGTGTTGATGAGATGCAGAATTATTCTGCGAGAGAGAGACAACAGTGGAGGAGGAAAGGCACTGACATGAGCCTCAAGAGCCTTATACTGAGTGGGTTAAAATAGGCTTCAACAGATGTGCATGG
This genomic stretch from Gopherus flavomarginatus isolate rGopFla2 chromosome 19, rGopFla2.mat.asm, whole genome shotgun sequence harbors:
- the MRPS17 gene encoding 28S ribosomal protein S17, mitochondrial — encoded protein: MSGLRGAVHAKWIIGKVIGTKMHKTAKVRVTRLVLDPYLLKFFNKRKTYFAHDPLQQCAVGDIVLLKALPERRTKNVKHELAEIVFKVGNVIDPVTGKACAGTRFLESLTDSESLTEADTTYLSEKLQELKVSSTE